Genomic DNA from Candidatus Neomarinimicrobiota bacterium:
CGCGAGACGCGGGGAAGTTCGAACTGTCTCCCATCTACATTGGCGATGTGGCGGAGATATTTGTCAAGACGCTGGGAATGGAGGAGACTTACGGGAAGATCTACGAGCTGGGCGGGCCGGAGCAGTTTGACTGGAGAACTGTCCTGAAAACCGTGGCCGGAGCCGTCGGAAAGAATAAGTGGACTCTACCGGCGCCTGCGCTTGGAATCAAGTTGGCGGCGGCGCTCTTCGAACGTTTCGCCTTTTTCCCCATCACGCGAGACCAACTGACCATGCTGATGGAAGGGAATACATGTAATTCAGATGATCTCTTCAAGTCTCTCAACATTGAGCCAAAAAGGTTCGGGCTTGAAGCATTGAGTTATCTTAGGCCGTCTAACGATTAGCATTTAGCTGCATACTACGAAGCGTAGCTCGCGGCCCGCATTGAATAAGATCTTGGTGGGAAATGCATTCTTACGTTCGAATGCGGGGGGATTCGAAACCCTGAAATAGCTTCTCATTCTTGAAGTTGTTCCTCAAGTAGTTCTAAGGCTCCACGGCATACATAGACTGGGCGTGGGCGACACCGGCAGATTCATCGATATCGCTCGGCTCATCAGAATTCTTCATGACTGGTTCTGACTAGGGAAGCTGGTCTAAGAAAGGATTCACGACATGATGGAGACTATCCGAAGTGGTTGAAGAAAAATACTAAAGAAACATTGTCCCCAATCTAAATATTGTTGTATATTCAACGATATGGATTACGGAGATTATCTGAAAGGCCGGCACCTGGGGGAGCTCATGTCTCAGGCTATGCACGCTATGGGAAGGCGTCTCAAAGCCAATGCTGAAGCGAGGGAGATAAATATGTCCTTAGATCAGTGGATGGTCATGATTCATTTATGGAAGAAAGATGGTATTCCCCAAAATCAGCTGTGCCATGACACAATGAAAAGTAAAGGGAGCATCACCAGATTGATTGATACTCTTGAGAAGAAAAACTTTGTAGTGCGTGTTACCAGTGAAGTTGATTCTCGCGTGAAACTTGTCTATTTAACTCATGAAGGAAAGAGATTCTCTAATGATATGATAGAGGTGATGCTTGCAACCAGAGATGAAGCCGTTGATGGGATTAATGATACGGATATCAGTACTACAAAAAGGGTGTTGCGCAATATTTGTAATAACTTGAATAAACAGAAATAAATGGTTGCATATCCAACAATTTAGACAGTTGCTTATAACTTTGAAAAACAGACTTGGGAACGTGAATTGAATGGGGGTACTCCAATGTACAGAATATCAGTGCGAGGACTGGTTGTAACGCTCATGCTAGCAACTCCTTTCGTTTTGTTACGCGCCATGTTCACCAGCAGGGTGCTCAGTCCGGATGAAAATGTCAGTCCCAAAACATCCATCTATGAATATTCCGCGAACCTTATTGATGGCAAAGAGATATCGCTGGAACAGTTCAAAGGGAAAAAGATGCTCTTTGTGAACGTCGCCTCGAAGTGTGGCTATACCCCTCAATATAAAGGGTTGCAAAAATTGCACGAAGAACTTGGAGACAAGGTGGCCATTCTAGGATTTCCGGCCAACAATTTTTTCAGGCAGGAACCGGGGACGAATGAAGAGATCTTCGAATTTTGCTCGCTGAAGTATAGTGTTACGTTTACCATGTTCGCAAAGATTTCAGTGAAGGGAAAAGATAAACACCCCATCTATCAGTGGCTGACACATCCGAAGCTTAACGGCTGGAATGACCAGGATCCCACCTGGAATTTTTGTAAGTATCTGGTAGATGAAGAAGGGAAGCTTGTGAAGTTCTATAAATCAGGTGTTAAGCCTCTCTCGGAAGAGATGAGATCGGATATCCTTAAATAATTAAGCCGCACTCTGCAGCGGAGTCATAATGGTTACCTGCGCGGTATGTACGTAAGATGATCGATCCTCTGAGAATGATTTGGATCGGGTTGAATATGGGCGCGATCTTTATTCTTTGTGCCCCTTTCGATCTGTTGCTGAATATTCTGTTTCGTCGCCGCCGCCCCTGGTTTCTAATATGGTTCTGGTCACGGTGGGTTTTCCTTATGGGGGGGATTCGCTTCAAAGTGAAAGGTAAAGAGAACCTTGTTCCGGGGGAGAAATATGTTTTTATGAGCAATCACACCCATGAAGTGGATATAGCACTTCTCTATCTGGCCTTGAAGCGGGACATTGTTTTTGTGTCTAAAGGAGAGTTCAAAAAAGTTCCGTTTGTCGGCTGGTATGCGACTTTAAGAGGCCACATCTTCATCGACCGCTCCAACCCCGCAGGTGCGCAGTACACTATCATGCGGGCGGCGGAAAAACTGAGACGCCAGCTCAGGTCCGTGGTTATCTTTCCTGAGGGCACCTATTTCAAAGATGGGCGTATAAGACCTTTCATGCCCGGTGGAGCCGTGCTTGCCATGCAGACAGGCATGAAAGTGGCTCCTGTTGCCATCCATTCAAAGGCCAATATTGACAGCTTACTCATTAAGGGAACCTGGAAGAATCCTCTAAGGGTTATCATTGGGGAGCCATTCTCTGTTGCGGGAAAGAGTTTTGAAGACAGGTACGATGTGACTGAAAAGGTTCGCAACACCGTACTTGCTCTAATTGATAATGTTTCCTCTTCAGATCATTCTGGCGGTATATCCTCCAATGGAGACAAGGTGAAGGCGTGAAAACTTTAAAGCTCCACATTGTGTTAACTATTCTTTCTCTCTACTCCTTTGCATGGGCTCAATCTTCGCGCATAAACGGCTTTATCACCGATGAAGAGACAGGAGAAGTTCTCATGGGTGCGAATGTTTTTTTCCTGGAAACCGGTGAAGGGATGGCTACAGACATGAACGGTTACTACGTCCTTGATGGCATCCCTCCCGGTGGATATACTTTTCTTGTCAGTTATCTCGGCTATGAAGAATATCGTGAAAAATTCACCTTTAAAGATGGTGAAGTTTTGAACCGTAATATTGCTCTGATACCAATAGTTATCGAGACTGAAGGAGTAGTTGTGGAAGGGGAGAAAATTCAGCGTAAAGTCAATATCCAGCCGGGCAAAGTGAGCCTGAATCCTCGCCAGATAAAGGCCTACCCTGCCTTGGCGGAGCCGGACATTTTCAGAGCTATCCAAGCCCTTCCTGGTGTCCTTACCTCCTCGGAATTCAGCACAGGTCTTATAATAAGAGGTGGTAATACTGATCAGAATCTCATTCTTTTGGATGGCATTACTGTTTATAACCCATCGCACTTAGGCGGAGTTTTTTCCAACTTTATTGTGGACGCTGTAAAAGAGGCAGAGCTCATCAAAGGGGGATACAACGCTGAATACGGTGGCAGGCTTTCAGCTGTACTTAACGTTATCAGTAGAGAAGGGAACCGAAAAAAATTCGATGCAAGTGCTAACGTATCCTTGCTTTCAACTCAGACCACCATGGAGGGACCATTCTACAACGGAGCATGGCTTTTAGCCATGCGCCGAACCTACATAGATAAAGCGCTTGAGTTAGCCAATGATCTCAACTTAACTACCACAAAGGTGCCTTATTACTTTTATGATATCCAGGGCCACGTCTTTTCGGATCTTTCAACAAGGGACAGAATCAGCCTCAGTTTTTATGGTGGACTTGACGATTTTTATTTTGATGATCTCGGTTTCAACGCCCAATGGGGTAACCAAACATTCAGTCTTGCCTACCGGAAACTGTTTAGCGATCTCCTCATCGGGAACTTTCTTGTGGCCTCAAGCCAGTTCAAAACACTGTTTGGATTGGGTGGTGAATCGGGGCTTGTCAATGACAATGTTATTGATGACCAGACAATGTCGGCTAATTTTACTTATTTTCATAGCAAAGATAATACCTTGAAGTTCGGCTTCCAGGCTAAAAGGCTTGGTTTTGATTACGTCAGTTCATTTGGGGACACCACTCTTTTTAGAATTAATAGGTCTCCTTATGAGATGGGACTTTACCTGAAAACAAAAATGCCCTTTGGAGAAAAAGTTATCTTTGAACCAGGGATCAGATTGAACACATACACCGATCAGACTGACATTCTTTTTCCTGATTTCAGGCTCGGAGTCAAGTATCTGGTAACAGACGACCGTTATATCAACTTTGCTGTTGGTAATTATCACCAATTCATTCAGACTGTTCAGGATGATTATAATCCTACAATCCTCGACTTTTGGGTTGCCATTGACTCAAGCGTTGGTGCTGGTGCTTCTCAGCAAATAGTGCTTGGTTACGAGGAATACATTGGTGGCAGTTATAAGATTCAAGTGGAAGGATATTATAAAAATCTACAAAACATGCTGACATTTGTTGAAACTAGGGCTTCTACCGATGAACAGCTTGCGAATGAACAGGTGTCTGATAATTTTGCACCCTCTGATGGGAGTGCGTACGGTCTGGAAGTTTTTACTCAGAAAATGATGGGTAGATTGACTGGATGGCTTGCCTATACATATTCCATCTCTAGAAAAACTCTTGATAACAGAGCTTATTTTACCAATTGGGATCGGCGGCATGCCTTTAATGTCATTGGCAACTATAATATCAATGAAAAATGGGATCTTAACTGGAAATGGACCTACCAAAGCGGTCAGGCTTTTACTCCAATTCTGGGGTATTTTCTTGAGGATCTAGACTACGGAGTTTCTGGTGCGGGCACCATTAATTTTAAGACGATTCCTGGCACGAGGAATTCTGGCCGGTATCCACCCTTCCATCGGCTAGATTTTTCCATGGTTCGTCATATTCAAACGAATAAATTTGAAAAGTTGGATTTTTACTTTCAGATAATTAACGCTTACGACAGACAAAACATTTTTCGTTACGCTTACACTTCTGGTAGTGCTTTCAACGGTTTGGATGATGACGGCGACTGGGATGTGGAAAGTCATGATACGAACAAGAATGGCAAACCCGATCCCGGTGAACCCAATGTGGATGAACCTGATGAGGGTAAAGTGATACGGAATGATATTTCTGTTTTCCCTCTAATTCTAAC
This window encodes:
- a CDS encoding MarR family winged helix-turn-helix transcriptional regulator, which gives rise to MSQAMHAMGRRLKANAEAREINMSLDQWMVMIHLWKKDGIPQNQLCHDTMKSKGSITRLIDTLEKKNFVVRVTSEVDSRVKLVYLTHEGKRFSNDMIEVMLATRDEAVDGINDTDISTTKRVLRNICNNLNKQK
- a CDS encoding glutathione peroxidase, which gives rise to MYRISVRGLVVTLMLATPFVLLRAMFTSRVLSPDENVSPKTSIYEYSANLIDGKEISLEQFKGKKMLFVNVASKCGYTPQYKGLQKLHEELGDKVAILGFPANNFFRQEPGTNEEIFEFCSLKYSVTFTMFAKISVKGKDKHPIYQWLTHPKLNGWNDQDPTWNFCKYLVDEEGKLVKFYKSGVKPLSEEMRSDILK
- a CDS encoding lysophospholipid acyltransferase family protein; translated protein: MIDPLRMIWIGLNMGAIFILCAPFDLLLNILFRRRRPWFLIWFWSRWVFLMGGIRFKVKGKENLVPGEKYVFMSNHTHEVDIALLYLALKRDIVFVSKGEFKKVPFVGWYATLRGHIFIDRSNPAGAQYTIMRAAEKLRRQLRSVVIFPEGTYFKDGRIRPFMPGGAVLAMQTGMKVAPVAIHSKANIDSLLIKGTWKNPLRVIIGEPFSVAGKSFEDRYDVTEKVRNTVLALIDNVSSSDHSGGISSNGDKVKA
- a CDS encoding TonB-dependent receptor, with the translated sequence MKTLKLHIVLTILSLYSFAWAQSSRINGFITDEETGEVLMGANVFFLETGEGMATDMNGYYVLDGIPPGGYTFLVSYLGYEEYREKFTFKDGEVLNRNIALIPIVIETEGVVVEGEKIQRKVNIQPGKVSLNPRQIKAYPALAEPDIFRAIQALPGVLTSSEFSTGLIIRGGNTDQNLILLDGITVYNPSHLGGVFSNFIVDAVKEAELIKGGYNAEYGGRLSAVLNVISREGNRKKFDASANVSLLSTQTTMEGPFYNGAWLLAMRRTYIDKALELANDLNLTTTKVPYYFYDIQGHVFSDLSTRDRISLSFYGGLDDFYFDDLGFNAQWGNQTFSLAYRKLFSDLLIGNFLVASSQFKTLFGLGGESGLVNDNVIDDQTMSANFTYFHSKDNTLKFGFQAKRLGFDYVSSFGDTTLFRINRSPYEMGLYLKTKMPFGEKVIFEPGIRLNTYTDQTDILFPDFRLGVKYLVTDDRYINFAVGNYHQFIQTVQDDYNPTILDFWVAIDSSVGAGASQQIVLGYEEYIGGSYKIQVEGYYKNLQNMLTFVETRASTDEQLANEQVSDNFAPSDGSAYGLEVFTQKMMGRLTGWLAYTYSISRKTLDNRAYFTNWDRRHAFNVIGNYNINEKWDLNWKWTYQSGQAFTPILGYFLEDLDYGVSGAGTINFKTIPGTRNSGRYPPFHRLDFSMVRHIQTNKFEKLDFYFQIINAYDRQNIFRYAYTSGSAFNGLDDDGDWDVESHDTNKNGKPDPGEPNVDEPDEGKVIRNDISVFPLILTIGLSIDF